The DNA window GGATAGGACCAGACCAAATCGGCTGGATCTGTGGAATCTGAACGGATCAGATCCAATCGGATCTGATCGTAGCTTTGAGTTCAGGTGCCGTACCGCGGCCAGACCGGAAAGGAAGGGGACAGCGAACCTCCTGCCAATAGGCCAAGGTTGCTTTCTAACTTTCAGCCACTTGTTGGAAGGAAGGAGAAAAAAGAATTATTCGATTCAACTACGTCGAACCTTTGGTAAGGATTGGCTTTAAGTGATAGGGGATGTGATTGGAATTCGTCTTTTCTGTATTACCGAGACACCCGAAGGGTCGACCATATGTACTTCGGGAGACCCGTCCCATTCAAATCAAAATAGAACGAGCACCTACGACTAAGGGGAATGGAATGTCGACCACAGGGTGAGATGATCTTTTAATACGAGGGCGAGTGACTGGTCAAGTCATGAAACTTAGTCATTTTGATCAACATGGCTGCAAGTGGACTGGGTTTATGTGTTTAAACTGACTACGACCAAAGTCGTAGCTACTTCAACCAAAAAAGGGGCGACCCCTATTCAAACCGAAAGAAGTACCTCACCTCACTTACGAAGAAGTAGTTGGAGCTGGGCTCCGAACCCGAACTAAACTATGAGAGTTTGCTTTTGTTTCATCTTGATAAGAGCGGTCTGATCCCTTATTTGATCAGACAGACCGCTCCTGGTGTTCGAACTAGTCATTAATGGTCGGCTTCATTGGTATCCTTTCGGTATGCGTTGCGAACACTTTCATTTTTAGCGTCTCATCTTCTCTAGAGAAGCGAAACTCGAACGGATAGAGCAGATGGTCCAACTACATAACTTTTTCTTTTTTATTACTTTTATGGTCGTGCCTCGTGGCACGGCAGCACCCGTACTATTGAAATGGTTCGTCAGTAGAGATGTTCCCACAGGGGCCCCTTCTTCTAATGGTACTATAATTCCTATTCCTATCCCTTTATTCCCTCTTTTAGTCTATCTACATTCCAGGAAATTCATACGCTCCATGGACGGAGCAAAAAGTGGAGTCTTGGTCAGAGCAAGCCGCCCTATTCTATTACCAGACATAATTGGGAGAAGCTCATCCGAAACTAGAGCTAGAAACGCCTTATTTCGTTTCGTTCCCGTTCTTCATTTCCTTCTTCTCGAATCCAAGGGGGACTTCTCATATTTAGAATCTTTCTGTGGTGTGCTCCGTTTACTATTCTTTCGTACTTTCTTCTTTTTACCACGCGATAGGTCAGCGAAGCGTGAGCGGGCGCGGAGAAGGAAAGGCCAAACACTTCGGCCTAACGGGAATGAGCAACGACGAAATGACAAGATGAGGTGCTCCGGGCGCCCCCATTTAGAAAGAAGGGTCGAAGAAGGTTTTGGGCCTGTAGCTTTCCCCGTCCCCCCTTCGTCGGGTGGTGCTTGTGTGGAGGGTGTGCCACCAGAAATCGGGCTTGAAGCTCTCGCCTTACCAACGAGCCGACAGCTGATGGCTGTTGGTCACGACTACTACCAAAAAGCTCCAATGAAGATGAATATTTCACATGGAGGAGTGTGCATCTTTATGTTGGGTGTTCTTCTGTCGTGCGACCTGGCGGCTTATGTGCGACCTGTGGCCCACGCCTCCTATTTGTTCAGGGCGGGCGGCGTGAACTCTGATTCGATCCGGGTATTCAATCCCGCCACTGAGATGCTCAGTTGACTCCTTAACCTTGATAGGAAGATGGCTTATTCAATAATTCGTGCATAAGGGTAAGGAACTTTGGATGAACTAATGCGAATGGGTGTAAGCCTCGCTGCTCGGAAACACCCAGTGCTGACCACACTGAGAGACACGAAAGCGCAGGTAACGCCAGTTGGCGAAGTGGTGTTAAGCATCCCTAGCGGTACGAAAAGAGAGGTCGTGATGATATCATCTACGTCCGTACCGCTCCTCGTGGAGTAGATCCCGCATCCAACCAAGTCTTTGACCAGGGAACGGGAGAATTCCCACTACCGCTGGCAGGCCAGCCGGGCCGTAAGCGCGGTGGGAACGGGCTTCCCAAAAAGCCAGCCCCGGGCCGGGGTCAGCATAGAATGAAGGGGACGGCCCTAATGTTGTGTTGGCAAAGCCAACTTCTTGGGTTGCGGACGGAGAAGAGCGGACGTGGGGACTCGGGTCGGGGCGCAGCGTAACTAAGATAGTCATTCCATTTAGGGCGAGACAGAATGGGCGGGCACGAGCGGTCTGGTGTCCAAGCCAATTGGTCAGACGACGACTACTTCACATTAGTATTAGCCGCCTATCCCGGAATGAAATGAGATGAAATAGAAAGAACGCGAAGCGCTAGCGCTATAGGATCGGTTTTTTTGGGGGGAATAAACTCGCTTCTTCTTCTTCACAAGCTTATCCCCGGCCCCGACCGGGAGCAGCAGGGTCTCCCCATCTTTCCTAAACTTCCCCCGGTCTTCGGCCGGAGCTGTATGAGGCAGAAACTCGTCCCACGTACGGTTCGGAGGCCGAGCCCCACCCCAGCAGTAATGGTGCGGCTTAGGTCAACTAACACAAAGAAGATACAGTTCACTCAACGATTGCCTTTGGGTTCCGAACTCCATATGGGGAAGGAGCGTTGTTGTTTGCGAGGTCTCGATCATTTACATGGACCTACTTTTCATTCCATTTGTGGGAATTTGATGATCTATAAACCGTCCCTAAGGAACGATCGGCTCATGTTTGAGCATGATGAATCACTTCGCGCCGACCTGTTGCTAATAAACTTTCCGGCCTCATATGAGAATGGAAAACTGGAGCATTTTCTGCATCGGTGGATGAAGAATCGCGAACATAATAATTTCTGGTTGACCATGTTCCCAGAAAAAAGATACTTTCGAGAAACGACGAGCACGACTGAAGTGGCTATACATACAAATCTATTTACAGATCTATATGCTTCGATTGTAACTGGAAGTTCCAAAACAGGAGGCTGGTATACCACCATAATGAAACTTCCTTTTATTTTTTTTATTCGGATAGGATTTATGTTGGCTTCGTCGGGAGGCTCGCGTAGTTTGTTACGTCAGCTCCAAAAGGATAAGTTGCGTTGGAATTGAGAAAGTTCCGTGGAGTTTCATAATTGCATAAAAGGAATCAAAGTAGTGGCTGCGGCGCGTCGAGG is part of the Citrus sinensis mitochondrion, complete genome genome and encodes:
- the ccmFc gene encoding cytochrome c maturase subunit Fc — its product is MVQLHNFFFFITFMVVPRGTAAPVLLKWFVSRDVPTGAPSSNGTIIPIPIPLFPLLVYLHSRKFIRSMDGAKSGVLVRASRPILLPDIIGRSSSETRARNALFRFVPVLHFLLLESKGDFSYLESFCGVLRLLFFRTFFFLPRDRSAKRERARRRKGQTLRPNGNEQRRNDKMRCSGRPHLERRVEEGFGPVAFPVPPSSGGACVEGVPPEIGLEALALPTSRQLMAVGHDYYQKAPMKMNISHGGVCIFMLGVLLSNTKKIQFTQRLPLGSELHMGKERCCLRGLDHLHGPTFHSICGNLMIYKPSLRNDRLMFEHDESLRADLLLINFPASYENGKLEHFLHRWMKNREHNNFWLTMFPEKRYFRETTSTTEVAIHTNLFTDLYASIVTGSSKTGGWYTTIMKLPFIFFIRIGFMLASSGGSRSLLRQLQKDKLRWN